The following are from one region of the Salvia splendens isolate huo1 chromosome 2, SspV2, whole genome shotgun sequence genome:
- the LOC121787033 gene encoding E3 ubiquitin-protein ligase RHF2A-like isoform X2 produces MVPTKFPVPDVLAVYWLEESQQELLVAVEQERNMQMNPPRNTIMFHHPALGDFELQHLPVNASESELEERIIQHLAAAAAMGRARQLSRREAQRHRTSQGRPRFLVFSTHPNEASAASSLPQREGSSSPPEVIAAGSNFPYMTVGGDSENFISRSSTAQAEQLGTPPSGSSPVTYQHGTSSSNRSPAHTSPNSQERAGPSDFQIFSDSLKSRLSAFSSRYKESITKSTRGWKERLFARNNSTPEPNSEVLEAGQRNSSSPGISTISRMMDHLQIAEHGGTNTSTASRTVEDTRSPDSSERQVFVMGSNLSLNEDEAQAPTAASPAST; encoded by the exons ATG GTGCCAACGAAGTTCCCAGTGCCCGATGTGTTGGCAGTCTATTGGCTTGAAGAATCCCAGCAG GAACTGCTTGTTGCTGTGGAGCAGGAGAGGAATATGCAAATGAATCCACCCAGAAATACAATTATGTTTCATCATCCAGCCTTAGGGGACTTTGAGTTGCAGCAT TTGCCGGTTAATGCAAGTGAGTCTGAACTTGAAGAACGCATTATTCAGCACttagctgctgctgctgcaatgGGGAGGGCTCGTCAGCTCTCTAGGAGGGAGGCTCAGAGGCATAGAACTTCTCAAGGCCGTCCTCGCTTTTTGGTATTCTCAACTCATCCTAACGAGGCTTCAGCTGCTTCTTCCCTTCCGCAGAGAGAAGGCAGTAGCTCCCCACCTGAAGTTATTGCCGCTGGCTCTAATTTTCCATATATGACCGTTGGAGGAGAttctgaaaattttatttcacgGTCTTCTACTGCTCAAGCCGAACAGCTTGGGACTCCACCCTCGGGATCAAGTCCTGTGACATATCAACATGGGACATCTTCAAGCAATAG GTCTCCTGCCCACACTTCTCCCAACAGTCAAGAGAGAGCCGGACCTTCAGATTTCCAGATATTTTCAGATTCTCTGAAATCTCGGCTAAGTGCTTTTTCAAGCAG ATACAAAGAGTCCATAACGAAGAGCACGAGAGGTTGGAAGGAAAGACTCTTTGCTCGCAACAATTCTACACCTGAACCCAACAGTGAAGTTCTGGAAGCTGGCCAGAGGAATAGTAGCAGTCCTGGAATTTCTACTATATCACGAATGATGGATCATCTTCAAATAGCAGAACATGGTGGAACCAACACATCAACTGCCTCACGTACTGTAGAAGATACCAGGTCACCAGATTCTAGTGAACGGCAGGTCTTTGTGATGGGAAGCAATCTTTCTTTGAATGAGGATGAGGCACAAGCTCCGACTGCTGCTAGTCCTGCATCAACCTAA
- the LOC121787033 gene encoding E3 ubiquitin-protein ligase RHF2A-like isoform X1 gives MEEGNVSSSLTSAAAFVEGGIQEACDDACSICLEAFCDSEPSTLTTCKHEFHLQCILEWCQRSSQCPMCWQSIGLKNPSSQELLVAVEQERNMQMNPPRNTIMFHHPALGDFELQHLPVNASESELEERIIQHLAAAAAMGRARQLSRREAQRHRTSQGRPRFLVFSTHPNEASAASSLPQREGSSSPPEVIAAGSNFPYMTVGGDSENFISRSSTAQAEQLGTPPSGSSPVTYQHGTSSSNRSPAHTSPNSQERAGPSDFQIFSDSLKSRLSAFSSRYKESITKSTRGWKERLFARNNSTPEPNSEVLEAGQRNSSSPGISTISRMMDHLQIAEHGGTNTSTASRTVEDTRSPDSSERQVFVMGSNLSLNEDEAQAPTAASPAST, from the exons ATGGAAGAAGGAAATGTATCGAGCAGTTTGACTTCTGCTGCAGCTTTTGTGGAAGGGGGAATTCAGGAAGCATGTGATGATGCTTGTAGCATATGTCTTGAAGCTTTTTGTGATAGTGAACCTTCTACG CTGACTACTTGCAAGCACGAGTTTCATCTCCAGTGCATTCTTGAATG GTGCCAACGAAGTTCCCAGTGCCCGATGTGTTGGCAGTCTATTGGCTTGAAGAATCCCAGCAG CCAGGAACTGCTTGTTGCTGTGGAGCAGGAGAGGAATATGCAAATGAATCCACCCAGAAATACAATTATGTTTCATCATCCAGCCTTAGGGGACTTTGAGTTGCAGCAT TTGCCGGTTAATGCAAGTGAGTCTGAACTTGAAGAACGCATTATTCAGCACttagctgctgctgctgcaatgGGGAGGGCTCGTCAGCTCTCTAGGAGGGAGGCTCAGAGGCATAGAACTTCTCAAGGCCGTCCTCGCTTTTTGGTATTCTCAACTCATCCTAACGAGGCTTCAGCTGCTTCTTCCCTTCCGCAGAGAGAAGGCAGTAGCTCCCCACCTGAAGTTATTGCCGCTGGCTCTAATTTTCCATATATGACCGTTGGAGGAGAttctgaaaattttatttcacgGTCTTCTACTGCTCAAGCCGAACAGCTTGGGACTCCACCCTCGGGATCAAGTCCTGTGACATATCAACATGGGACATCTTCAAGCAATAG GTCTCCTGCCCACACTTCTCCCAACAGTCAAGAGAGAGCCGGACCTTCAGATTTCCAGATATTTTCAGATTCTCTGAAATCTCGGCTAAGTGCTTTTTCAAGCAG ATACAAAGAGTCCATAACGAAGAGCACGAGAGGTTGGAAGGAAAGACTCTTTGCTCGCAACAATTCTACACCTGAACCCAACAGTGAAGTTCTGGAAGCTGGCCAGAGGAATAGTAGCAGTCCTGGAATTTCTACTATATCACGAATGATGGATCATCTTCAAATAGCAGAACATGGTGGAACCAACACATCAACTGCCTCACGTACTGTAGAAGATACCAGGTCACCAGATTCTAGTGAACGGCAGGTCTTTGTGATGGGAAGCAATCTTTCTTTGAATGAGGATGAGGCACAAGCTCCGACTGCTGCTAGTCCTGCATCAACCTAA